The following coding sequences lie in one Synechococcus sp. PCC 7336 genomic window:
- a CDS encoding flippase — MRSLFLTSHKKILSKLNNHIVKNTGWLFLEKILKIFGGLILGLWMAKYLGPENYGLLNYSIAFVALFEPLSTLGLHKIVVRDLVNQPERHYQILGTSFILRIFAGALIAVIAIDVNLWMRPDDLISSWLVAFSALGLVLKTSDIISFWFLSQVQAKQNAIAGSIAYTVGSTIRAGLLLVKTSVLTFGIASLLEQLIRSYRLGVSYTKVGKSFKEWKFNVTQAKALLKQSWPLILSGIAVTVYMHIDQVMLSQIAGNRAVGIYSVAVRLSESWYFIPVAIASSTFPMILAAKQQSQDKYYQQIHKLFKTVVSISYLLVVPLTLLAQPLVILLLGRTYSGAGFVLSIHVWSGIFVSLGVIRELWMTSENLMVFSFMTTVSGAVLNIILNYLLIPEYQEIGAAIATLLSYFLAAFLSCFIIRETRPIARLMASALILR; from the coding sequence ATGAGAAGTCTATTTCTTACGTCGCACAAAAAAATATTAAGCAAGCTAAATAACCATATCGTCAAAAATACAGGCTGGTTATTTCTTGAAAAAATCCTCAAAATTTTTGGCGGGCTTATACTTGGATTGTGGATGGCAAAGTATCTCGGGCCAGAGAATTACGGCCTCCTAAATTATTCCATAGCATTTGTAGCTTTGTTTGAACCGCTTTCCACCTTAGGTCTACACAAAATTGTAGTTCGCGACCTTGTCAATCAGCCCGAACGGCATTACCAGATCTTGGGGACATCGTTCATTTTACGGATATTTGCAGGAGCATTGATAGCTGTTATTGCGATCGATGTTAATCTCTGGATGCGTCCTGACGATCTTATATCAAGTTGGCTAGTTGCTTTTAGCGCACTCGGCTTGGTTTTGAAAACTTCAGATATCATTAGTTTTTGGTTCTTGTCACAGGTTCAAGCAAAGCAAAATGCGATCGCAGGAAGTATAGCCTATACAGTAGGCAGTACGATCCGTGCGGGCTTACTACTAGTAAAAACATCCGTACTCACATTTGGGATAGCATCTCTGTTAGAGCAACTGATTAGAAGCTATAGACTAGGGGTATCCTATACAAAAGTCGGGAAGTCATTTAAAGAATGGAAGTTTAATGTCACGCAAGCTAAAGCATTACTAAAACAAAGCTGGCCGCTAATTTTATCGGGGATTGCAGTCACAGTCTATATGCACATCGATCAGGTTATGTTAAGTCAGATAGCAGGAAATCGAGCTGTTGGTATATATTCAGTAGCCGTAAGACTATCAGAGTCCTGGTATTTCATTCCAGTTGCGATCGCTAGCTCAACATTTCCGATGATCTTAGCTGCAAAGCAGCAGAGTCAAGACAAGTATTACCAACAAATTCACAAATTGTTCAAAACAGTTGTGAGTATATCCTATCTCCTAGTAGTGCCACTGACACTGCTAGCTCAGCCATTAGTAATATTGTTGCTGGGAAGAACATACTCAGGAGCAGGTTTTGTTTTATCTATACATGTTTGGTCTGGGATATTTGTGTCACTAGGTGTTATTAGAGAATTGTGGATGACATCAGAGAATTTAATGGTATTCTCGTTTATGACCACTGTTTCTGGAGCTGTACTGAATATCATTCTAAATTATCTTCTAATTCCAGAATATCAGGAAATAGGTGCTGCAATTGCAACCTTGTTGAGTTATTTTTTGGCCGCATTTCTGTCATGTTTTATCATCAGAGAGACTAGACCCATTGCTCGCCTGATGGCTAGTGCTTTAATCCTTCGATAG
- a CDS encoding FkbM family methyltransferase codes for MFDIYSVKSYSQEGEDMILQRIFECQSTGFYVDVGAHHPRRFSNTYFFYKRGWSGINVDAMPGSMKLFNIFRPRDINIEAAIADSSKTYTFYIFNEPALNTFDPILAAQRNPEKYQIIDQREIRTTTLLNILKDNLSQDREIDFLSVDVEGFDLEVLSSNDWNMFRPRYVLIEQYKFDFENSGKSEIYQFMKSQNYILFSRTMNTSIFRDACDEQIRA; via the coding sequence TTGTTTGACATTTATTCAGTTAAATCTTATTCCCAAGAGGGAGAGGACATGATTCTACAGAGAATCTTTGAATGTCAATCAACAGGATTCTATGTGGATGTGGGTGCTCACCACCCAAGACGCTTCTCAAATACTTATTTTTTTTATAAGCGTGGTTGGTCTGGAATTAATGTAGACGCAATGCCCGGAAGCATGAAGTTATTTAATATTTTTAGGCCGAGGGATATTAATATTGAAGCGGCAATAGCAGATTCTTCAAAAACATATACATTCTACATCTTTAACGAACCGGCACTCAATACATTCGATCCAATACTAGCTGCTCAGCGCAATCCTGAAAAATATCAAATAATCGATCAAAGAGAAATTAGAACGACAACATTATTAAATATACTTAAGGATAACTTATCTCAGGATAGGGAAATTGACTTCTTGTCAGTTGATGTAGAAGGATTCGATCTAGAGGTATTAAGTTCAAACGATTGGAACATGTTTAGACCTCGATATGTATTGATCGAACAATATAAATTTGACTTTGAAAACTCCGGCAAGTCTGAGATTTATCAGTTTATGAAAAGCCAAAACTATATTCTATTTTCTAGAACGATGAACACCTCAATTTTTAGGGATGCTTGTGATGAACAAATACGTGCTTAA
- a CDS encoding WecB/TagA/CpsF family glycosyltransferase, whose product MLANNIFSARYILSTFVHATSYEDACDRISTWVSNQESCYVVAANVHVVMTAYWDANYREVIQQASLVTPDGMPLVWAMRLLGVRKQQRVYGPDLMLAWCARAESEKLSIYLYGGTETMLRQLQDTLRQRFPSLVIAGSHSPPFRPLAPEEEAEDIARIHASGAGVVFVGLGCPKQEEWMARQKGKLQAVAIGVGAAFSFHSGEVTQAPRWMMSWGLEWLFRLWAEPRRLWKRYLINNPAFAILFALQLLQQVWRPSNPSDPS is encoded by the coding sequence ATGCTTGCTAATAATATCTTTTCGGCTCGATATATTCTTTCAACATTTGTCCATGCGACGAGTTATGAGGATGCTTGCGATCGCATTTCAACCTGGGTCTCAAACCAAGAGTCCTGCTACGTTGTTGCTGCCAATGTCCATGTTGTCATGACGGCCTACTGGGATGCAAACTATCGAGAGGTTATCCAGCAAGCTTCATTAGTCACTCCAGACGGTATGCCATTGGTTTGGGCAATGCGGTTGTTAGGAGTGCGAAAACAACAGCGGGTCTATGGCCCAGACCTGATGCTCGCTTGGTGTGCGCGAGCTGAGAGCGAAAAGCTGTCGATCTATCTCTATGGCGGCACCGAAACTATGTTGCGACAGTTGCAAGATACTCTCAGGCAGCGTTTTCCCTCCCTAGTCATAGCAGGCTCCCATTCACCCCCATTTCGGCCCCTCGCACCAGAGGAAGAGGCAGAGGATATTGCCAGAATTCACGCATCGGGGGCAGGGGTCGTCTTTGTGGGGTTGGGCTGCCCGAAACAAGAGGAGTGGATGGCCCGACAGAAAGGCAAGTTGCAAGCTGTGGCGATTGGGGTGGGGGCAGCATTTAGTTTTCACAGTGGCGAAGTGACTCAAGCACCCCGCTGGATGATGTCTTGGGGGCTGGAATGGCTATTTCGGCTGTGGGCAGAGCCCCGACGGTTGTGGAAACGGTATCTGATTAACAATCCAGCCTTTGCGATTCTGTTTGCATTGCAATTGCTCCAGCAGGTCTGGAGGCCGTCAAACCCGTCCGACCCGAGCTAG
- the uvrB gene encoding excinuclease ABC subunit UvrB, producing the protein MTQFELKSNYEPTGDQPKAIAQMVQNVEAGHRYQTLLGATGTGKTFSIAHTIAQVNKPTLLLAHNKTLAAQLCNELRELFPHNAVEYFVSYYDYYQPEAYVPVTDTYIAKTSSINEEIDMLRHSATRSLFERNDAIVVASVSCIYGLGMPEEYLKASIPFQVGEETNQRALLRDLASVQYERNDLDLTRGKFRLKGDVLEVVPAYEDRIIRVEFFGDDIDAIRLIDPVTGEILQSTSALRLYPARHFVTPEDQLESAIQGIKDELEAQLESFRTSGKLLEAQRLEQRTKYDLEMLQEVGYCNGVENYSRHLTGRQPGEPPSCLVDYFRGKDWLLVVDESHVTVPQLRGMYNGDRARKQVLVDHGFRLPSAVDNRPLKSEEFWGMVEQAIFVSATPGTWELEVSDARIDESKSYIAGTGRVVEQVIRPTGVLDPEVSVRPTAGQVDDLLDEIVHCVGQGDRALITTLTKRMAEDLTEYFQERGVRVRYLHSEINSIERIEILQDLREGAFDVLVGVNLLREGLDLPEVSLVAILDADKEGFLRAERSLIQTIGRAARNVRGRTIMYADNLTKSMAKAIAETERRRAIQLEYNQTHGITPKPIVKKSNNAILSFLSISRKLSDRELETAFQQSSDISLEDIPNLIQQFETKMKEAASNLEFETAADYRDKIKKLRQRLLGQAAS; encoded by the coding sequence GTGACGCAATTCGAGCTGAAATCGAACTACGAGCCCACGGGGGACCAACCCAAGGCGATCGCCCAAATGGTGCAAAACGTCGAAGCCGGACACCGCTACCAAACCCTTTTAGGGGCAACCGGCACCGGCAAAACCTTCTCCATTGCCCACACCATCGCCCAAGTCAATAAGCCCACCCTGCTGCTGGCCCACAACAAAACCCTTGCCGCCCAACTGTGTAACGAACTGCGCGAACTCTTCCCCCACAACGCCGTCGAATACTTCGTTAGCTACTACGACTACTACCAACCGGAAGCCTACGTCCCCGTCACCGATACCTACATCGCCAAGACCTCCTCCATCAACGAAGAAATCGACATGCTGCGGCATTCCGCTACGCGATCGCTCTTCGAACGCAATGACGCGATCGTCGTCGCCTCCGTCAGTTGCATCTACGGCTTGGGGATGCCCGAGGAATACCTGAAAGCCTCCATCCCCTTCCAAGTGGGAGAGGAAACGAACCAACGCGCGCTCCTGCGCGATCTGGCCTCCGTCCAATACGAACGCAACGATCTCGACCTCACCCGAGGCAAATTCCGCCTCAAAGGGGACGTGCTCGAAGTGGTCCCCGCCTACGAAGACCGCATCATTCGGGTGGAATTTTTCGGCGACGACATCGACGCCATCCGCCTCATCGATCCCGTCACGGGCGAAATCCTGCAAAGCACCAGTGCCCTGCGCCTCTACCCCGCCCGCCACTTCGTCACCCCCGAAGACCAACTGGAATCTGCCATCCAAGGCATCAAAGACGAACTGGAAGCCCAACTGGAATCCTTCCGCACCAGCGGCAAACTGCTGGAAGCCCAGCGGCTGGAACAGCGCACGAAATACGACTTGGAAATGCTGCAGGAAGTGGGCTATTGCAATGGCGTCGAAAACTACTCTCGCCACCTGACCGGACGCCAACCGGGCGAGCCTCCCTCCTGTTTGGTCGATTACTTTCGAGGCAAAGACTGGCTCTTAGTCGTGGACGAATCCCATGTCACCGTGCCTCAGTTGAGGGGCATGTACAACGGCGATCGAGCTCGCAAGCAAGTGTTGGTCGATCACGGCTTTCGACTACCCAGTGCCGTCGATAACCGCCCCCTCAAATCCGAAGAATTTTGGGGCATGGTCGAGCAAGCCATCTTCGTCTCCGCCACCCCCGGCACCTGGGAGTTGGAGGTGTCGGATGCTCGGATCGATGAATCGAAATCCTATATAGCGGGCACCGGGCGCGTTGTCGAACAGGTGATTCGCCCTACAGGAGTGCTCGATCCCGAAGTATCGGTCCGCCCCACAGCCGGTCAGGTGGACGATTTGCTGGACGAGATTGTGCATTGCGTGGGGCAGGGCGATCGCGCCTTAATCACCACCCTGACCAAGCGTATGGCCGAAGACCTGACCGAATATTTCCAAGAGCGGGGTGTCCGGGTTCGCTATCTCCATTCTGAAATCAACTCGATCGAGCGCATCGAGATTCTGCAGGATCTGCGGGAGGGGGCCTTCGACGTTCTCGTGGGTGTCAACCTGCTGCGGGAAGGGTTGGACCTGCCGGAGGTCTCGTTGGTGGCAATCTTGGATGCCGATAAGGAAGGGTTTTTGCGGGCGGAGCGATCGCTGATTCAGACGATTGGCAGGGCAGCGCGGAACGTGCGCGGTCGGACGATCATGTATGCCGATAATTTGACGAAGAGCATGGCCAAGGCGATCGCCGAAACCGAGCGCCGCCGCGCCATCCAGTTGGAGTACAACCAAACACACGGCATCACCCCCAAGCCCATCGTCAAGAAATCCAATAACGCCATCCTGTCTTTTCTCTCCATCTCCCGCAAGCTGAGCGATCGCGAGCTAGAGACTGCTTTCCAGCAATCCAGCGACATCTCCCTCGAAGATATCCCCAATCTGATCCAGCAGTTCGAGACCAAGATGAAAGAAGCTGCCTCCAATCTGGAGTTCGAGACCGCTGCAGACTATCGCGACAAGATTAAAAAGCTGAGACAGCGCCTGCTGGGGCAGGCCGCCTCGTAA
- the secE gene encoding preprotein translocase subunit SecE, with the protein MAKSDTAERKDPAKRGSSKAVETETQGPFSFFGNTLAELKKVAWPDRQQLISESSAVLLIVIAFASFIFLIDQLFGWVSGLVFG; encoded by the coding sequence ATGGCGAAAAGCGATACGGCAGAACGCAAAGATCCCGCCAAGCGCGGTTCTTCTAAGGCAGTCGAGACGGAAACCCAAGGGCCGTTTAGCTTCTTTGGCAACACCCTGGCCGAACTCAAGAAGGTGGCTTGGCCCGATCGCCAGCAACTGATTAGCGAGTCGAGTGCAGTCCTTTTGATTGTGATTGCCTTCGCCTCCTTCATCTTTTTAATCGACCAGCTATTCGGCTGGGTTTCCGGTCTAGTTTTCGGCTAA
- the nusG gene encoding transcription termination/antitermination protein NusG, which produces MVSTTEHEEHSEEKRQERWYTVQVASGCENKVQSTLMQRAIALDVQDRILEVAIPKRPGYKVGKDGKRQQIEEKIFPGYVLIRMVLDDEVWQVIKSTPNVINFVGNEERRAVGRGRGHVTPRPLSASEVHRIFKTAEVEEVTVKVDMAEGDKIEVLSGPFQGFHGEVVEVSPERGKLKALISIFGRDTPVELEFNQVEKEV; this is translated from the coding sequence ATGGTATCCACAACCGAACACGAAGAGCACAGCGAAGAGAAACGCCAAGAACGCTGGTATACCGTGCAAGTGGCCTCCGGCTGCGAGAATAAAGTTCAGAGCACTTTGATGCAGCGGGCGATCGCCCTCGACGTGCAAGATCGGATTTTGGAAGTCGCCATTCCCAAACGCCCCGGCTATAAGGTGGGCAAAGATGGCAAGCGCCAACAGATCGAAGAAAAGATCTTTCCCGGCTACGTCCTGATTCGCATGGTGCTGGACGACGAGGTTTGGCAGGTCATCAAGAGTACCCCCAACGTGATCAACTTTGTGGGCAATGAAGAACGGCGCGCCGTCGGTCGCGGGCGCGGCCACGTTACGCCTCGCCCCCTCAGTGCCTCGGAAGTGCATCGCATCTTCAAAACTGCTGAAGTGGAAGAAGTCACCGTGAAGGTGGATATGGCAGAGGGTGATAAGATTGAAGTCTTGTCTGGACCCTTCCAAGGCTTCCACGGCGAAGTGGTGGAGGTCAGTCCGGAGCGGGGCAAGCTCAAGGCTCTGATTTCAATTTTTGGTCGCGATACTCCGGTGGAACTGGAGTTCAACCAAGTTGAGAAAGAAGTTTGA
- a CDS encoding glycosyltransferase family 2 protein — protein MTIDAIDSSVFILIPVHDRKITTLNCLNRLHQQSYSNFSIVVIDDGSTDGTLNAIRAAYPSVTVLQGDGNLWWTGAVALGMQYARDRGADFFVWLNDDCQVSPGSIDGLVEFCQSHPNAIVGCQGFEAEEPKKLVFGGKVKTWRGFRLIQPEPNQVLPCDLLSGNLVCIPRSVVEIIGYPNPQLTPHYGGDSLFLIRAKKAGFSLFLDTRTSTYNTAGEATLYPSDWLLCAGGPLRLLKLVFTPHSGLSWRVWWQLNWEAYSYWGLVMFVKKYSSLLAISLLRFVPLTLRKWGISYLRALNS, from the coding sequence ATGACTATAGATGCTATAGATTCTTCAGTATTTATCCTGATTCCAGTTCATGATCGTAAAATAACTACCCTAAATTGCCTCAATCGTCTTCACCAGCAATCATATTCAAATTTTTCCATTGTTGTTATAGACGATGGCTCTACTGATGGTACATTGAATGCTATCCGCGCTGCCTATCCATCTGTTACAGTACTGCAGGGGGATGGCAACCTCTGGTGGACCGGTGCCGTTGCTCTGGGGATGCAATATGCTCGCGATCGCGGTGCCGATTTTTTTGTTTGGTTAAACGATGACTGCCAAGTCTCCCCTGGATCGATTGATGGTTTAGTGGAATTCTGTCAATCACATCCAAACGCAATAGTTGGTTGCCAGGGCTTTGAAGCCGAGGAGCCTAAAAAATTAGTATTTGGGGGAAAAGTTAAAACTTGGCGTGGCTTTCGTCTTATCCAACCCGAACCCAATCAAGTTTTACCCTGCGATTTGTTGAGTGGTAACTTAGTTTGTATACCTCGATCTGTTGTTGAGATAATTGGCTATCCAAATCCCCAGTTGACACCTCATTATGGAGGAGATTCTTTATTTTTGATTAGAGCCAAGAAGGCTGGGTTTAGCTTATTTTTAGATACACGAACATCAACTTACAATACCGCTGGCGAAGCAACACTCTATCCGAGTGATTGGCTCTTATGTGCAGGAGGCCCCCTTAGGTTACTCAAACTTGTGTTCACTCCCCATTCTGGTTTGAGTTGGCGTGTTTGGTGGCAGCTTAACTGGGAAGCATATAGCTACTGGGGTCTAGTGATGTTTGTCAAAAAGTATTCCTCTCTTTTGGCCATTTCTCTTCTCAGATTTGTCCCTCTCACTTTGAGAAAATGGGGTATTAGCTATTTAAGAGCTTTGAATTCATAA
- a CDS encoding bifunctional 2-polyprenyl-6-hydroxyphenol methylase/3-demethylubiquinol 3-O-methyltransferase UbiG has product MKLESLSAEDLSYISKSELAELTRLFSLMSGEVDLQQLWCLMDIVWDEMQCDNKNLDIEKIEQYYQHPVWLLNGLFIESHQLSLEHRQAIVTWISNCYQISKVLDFGGGVATLARMMAKDSPHLSIDVYEPFPSQYSLSKSSAYQNIKFVSEVSSQYDCLICTDVLEHVSDPLKLFAEMIDLVDIGGYLLMANHFFPSIKCHLPCTFHLRHTFNRFAHLMGLKKIQGLQNNYITVYRKESVLKFDWKNIRREEARSKRLFGFYEFRYLTLLWMERTQNFIKYPYKSFVKLKRKTLDTFKN; this is encoded by the coding sequence ATGAAACTTGAATCCTTATCTGCAGAAGATTTATCTTATATCTCAAAGTCAGAACTGGCTGAGCTTACAAGGCTATTTTCATTGATGTCAGGTGAAGTCGATCTACAACAGTTATGGTGTCTAATGGATATCGTCTGGGATGAGATGCAATGTGATAACAAGAATTTAGATATAGAAAAAATTGAACAGTATTATCAACATCCAGTTTGGCTTCTGAATGGTCTTTTCATAGAGAGTCATCAGCTTTCTTTAGAGCACAGACAGGCTATTGTTACCTGGATTTCTAATTGCTACCAAATATCTAAGGTGTTGGATTTTGGTGGTGGTGTAGCAACACTTGCTCGTATGATGGCGAAAGATAGTCCTCATTTGAGTATTGATGTATATGAGCCTTTCCCCAGCCAGTATTCATTAAGTAAGTCATCTGCCTATCAAAACATAAAATTCGTCAGTGAAGTATCTTCACAATATGACTGCCTTATTTGTACCGATGTATTGGAACATGTTTCCGACCCACTCAAGCTATTTGCTGAGATGATCGATCTAGTAGATATTGGAGGCTATTTGCTAATGGCAAATCATTTCTTCCCATCTATTAAATGCCATTTACCTTGTACCTTTCATCTCAGACACACTTTTAATAGATTTGCGCATCTGATGGGGCTCAAAAAGATTCAAGGTCTACAAAACAATTATATCACGGTTTATCGGAAAGAATCTGTATTGAAATTTGATTGGAAGAACATTAGACGAGAAGAGGCTAGATCGAAGCGTCTTTTTGGATTTTATGAATTTAGATACTTAACCTTACTCTGGATGGAAAGAACTCAAAATTTTATTAAATATCCCTACAAGAGTTTTGTTAAGCTAAAGCGCAAAACTCTCGATACATTTAAAAACTGA
- a CDS encoding glycosyltransferase family 2 protein codes for MAWAIKVNDISVVITCYSEGKLILDAIESIHQQSFPAQEIILVNDASTDIETNQVCQQLDVEPQVRVVWRQQNGGTSEARNDGFKAAQGNVIVPLDADDVLPRQALEIVFHAFHAHPDAGFIYGSYLRQDRVDSPAVQIYPGDISLQTMLKSKPCSLSSNWKLIGTTPLRRSLWESMGGYKASFGIKSLHDVEFWMRVLASDCPYYSVSEPIYAWRKYLGKNSRRVTPLAWYELAKEHLSIYRHVGLEYRAYELLLLGSKWLNHKSQVKEFSRHLFRRVRQGDFRFSTIVALIIPSFILAGLAHYAQQRR; via the coding sequence ATGGCTTGGGCAATCAAGGTGAATGATATTAGTGTCGTAATTACTTGTTATTCAGAAGGTAAACTAATTCTGGATGCAATTGAAAGTATTCATCAGCAGTCATTTCCTGCTCAAGAAATTATTTTGGTGAATGATGCCTCCACAGACATAGAAACAAATCAGGTTTGTCAGCAATTAGATGTAGAACCCCAAGTTCGAGTTGTCTGGAGACAGCAGAATGGTGGCACTTCAGAAGCTAGAAATGATGGATTTAAAGCTGCACAGGGAAATGTTATAGTTCCTTTAGATGCTGATGATGTACTACCCAGGCAGGCATTAGAGATCGTATTTCATGCATTCCACGCTCATCCAGATGCAGGATTTATTTACGGCAGCTATCTGCGTCAAGATCGAGTTGATTCTCCAGCAGTCCAGATTTATCCTGGCGATATCTCGCTGCAGACAATGCTCAAGTCAAAGCCCTGCTCACTGAGTTCCAATTGGAAGCTCATTGGTACGACTCCACTCCGACGCTCCCTCTGGGAATCTATGGGTGGATATAAAGCAAGTTTTGGGATTAAATCCCTTCACGATGTTGAATTTTGGATGCGGGTGCTTGCATCAGATTGCCCCTACTATTCTGTATCAGAGCCGATCTACGCTTGGCGAAAGTATCTGGGGAAAAACAGCCGTCGAGTTACGCCCCTTGCTTGGTACGAGCTTGCCAAAGAACATTTATCCATCTATCGTCATGTAGGGCTAGAATATCGAGCTTACGAATTACTCTTGCTGGGAAGTAAATGGCTCAATCATAAATCTCAGGTTAAGGAGTTTTCTCGTCATTTATTTCGACGTGTGAGGCAGGGAGATTTTCGATTTTCTACTATAGTAGCGCTGATTATCCCTTCTTTCATTCTTGCTGGGCTTGCACATTATGCTCAACAGAGAAGATGA
- a CDS encoding glycosyltransferase family 4 protein, whose translation MKVLHFNQADMIGGAAIAAYRLHHCLAEKGINSSILADVSKSPDPNIFLFKRLRLVEKLSSRLFWLFGLNYINIASTFSVSRYPIYKEADILNFHNLHGGYFNYLALPNLTAHKCAVFTLHDMWSFTGHCAYSFECDRWKIGCGQCPHLNTYPAIPRDSTALGWKIKRWVFKHSNLTIVTPSQWLANLARQSFLSHFSIHYIPNGLDISIYQPLDRQVCRTTLGLPANKKVLFFTAQSFNDSRKGADLLVAALQKLPDALKSDLVLMTMGEGGEALAAYADIPAMPLGYIDGDRHKALAYSAADLFVFPTRADNLPIVLQESMACGTPMVSFSVGGVAELVRPGITGLLAQPEDPADFATKIVELLEDDSLRQKMAEHCRTIAVEEYSIELQAERYINLYREILADFRES comes from the coding sequence ATGAAAGTCCTTCATTTTAACCAAGCTGACATGATTGGAGGGGCCGCGATCGCCGCTTATCGATTACATCATTGCTTGGCTGAAAAAGGTATAAATTCAAGTATTCTTGCAGATGTTTCTAAATCACCCGATCCTAATATTTTTCTATTTAAAAGACTTCGCCTTGTAGAAAAGCTAAGCTCTCGCTTGTTTTGGCTATTTGGCTTGAACTATATTAATATAGCTAGCACTTTTAGTGTCAGTAGATACCCTATCTATAAAGAAGCTGATATCCTCAATTTTCATAATTTGCATGGAGGATATTTTAATTATTTGGCATTACCCAATCTGACTGCACATAAATGTGCTGTGTTTACTCTCCACGATATGTGGAGTTTTACCGGCCATTGTGCTTATAGTTTTGAGTGCGATCGCTGGAAAATAGGCTGTGGTCAATGCCCTCATCTCAATACTTATCCTGCTATTCCTCGTGATAGTACAGCCCTAGGGTGGAAGATCAAACGTTGGGTTTTCAAGCACTCTAACCTCACTATTGTTACCCCTAGTCAGTGGCTTGCCAATTTGGCTCGCCAGAGCTTCCTAAGTCATTTTTCTATCCACTATATCCCTAATGGTCTAGATATCAGTATCTATCAGCCCCTCGATCGACAGGTTTGTCGTACTACTCTGGGATTGCCTGCCAACAAAAAAGTACTATTCTTTACTGCACAAAGTTTCAATGACAGCCGCAAGGGTGCCGATTTACTTGTGGCTGCTCTGCAAAAGCTGCCTGATGCTCTTAAGTCCGACTTAGTCTTAATGACAATGGGAGAAGGCGGTGAAGCCCTGGCTGCTTACGCCGATATTCCAGCGATGCCATTGGGCTATATTGATGGCGATCGCCATAAAGCTCTGGCCTATTCTGCTGCCGACCTGTTCGTTTTCCCTACTCGTGCCGACAACCTACCGATTGTGTTACAGGAAAGCATGGCCTGTGGAACCCCCATGGTTTCCTTTTCTGTAGGAGGCGTAGCCGAACTAGTGCGGCCTGGAATTACAGGATTGCTTGCCCAGCCTGAAGATCCTGCCGACTTTGCTACTAAAATTGTCGAACTCCTCGAAGATGATTCCCTGCGCCAAAAGATGGCCGAGCACTGCCGGACGATTGCCGTCGAGGAATATTCCATTGAGTTGCAGGCTGAGCGCTATATAAACTTATACAGAGAGATTTTGGCCGATTTTAGGGAATCCTGA
- a CDS encoding hemolytic protein HlpA-like protein, giving the protein MNKYVLNTPVVLLIFNRSDTTQIVLEKIRQVRPKKLIVVADGPRKEKLSEDKQCEIARQIIDSVDWDCQVLKNYSESNLGCKNRISSGLDWAFEHVDRAIILEDDCDPDPTFFQFCEELLEHYYQDDRIMAISGNNFQFGQKRTEYSYYFSRYPHCWGWATWRRAWQHFDAKLSLWPLVKRNNLLNDILKDSSSVQYWNKIFQRTYNGEIDSWAYCWTLNCWLQSGLTVLPKVNLVSNIGFGASGTHTQDPSNPLSNLPSVSIAFPLSHPPYLIRDLRADKFTQMHIYGIKKWSLSRLFSRFKTKIEALIKT; this is encoded by the coding sequence ATGAACAAATACGTGCTTAATACACCAGTTGTACTTTTGATATTCAATCGATCCGATACGACACAAATTGTCCTTGAAAAAATACGCCAGGTGCGTCCTAAAAAACTTATAGTTGTTGCTGATGGTCCGCGCAAAGAGAAGCTAAGTGAAGACAAACAGTGTGAGATAGCCCGTCAGATTATTGATTCTGTAGATTGGGATTGTCAGGTTCTAAAAAATTATTCAGAATCTAATTTAGGCTGTAAAAATCGTATTTCTAGCGGTTTAGATTGGGCATTTGAACATGTCGATAGAGCAATCATTCTAGAAGATGATTGCGATCCAGATCCAACTTTTTTTCAATTTTGTGAAGAATTGCTAGAGCATTATTATCAAGATGATCGAATTATGGCAATATCAGGGAATAACTTTCAATTTGGCCAAAAGAGAACTGAATATAGCTATTATTTCTCCCGCTACCCACACTGTTGGGGATGGGCAACTTGGAGACGGGCATGGCAACATTTTGATGCCAAGTTGAGCCTTTGGCCTTTGGTAAAACGCAATAATTTATTGAATGATATTCTCAAGGACTCATCGTCTGTTCAGTATTGGAACAAAATTTTCCAGAGAACCTATAATGGTGAAATTGATAGTTGGGCATATTGTTGGACTTTGAATTGCTGGTTGCAAAGTGGCTTAACTGTCTTACCAAAGGTTAATTTGGTTTCCAATATTGGATTTGGAGCAAGTGGAACTCACACTCAAGATCCAAGCAATCCATTGTCTAATCTCCCCTCTGTCTCGATAGCGTTTCCTTTAAGTCATCCCCCTTATCTAATTCGCGATCTTCGAGCTGATAAATTTACACAGATGCATATATATGGTATAAAAAAATGGTCTTTATCTCGATTATTTTCTCGCTTCAAGACAAAGATAGAAGCGCTTATAAAAACTTGA